One window of Bos indicus isolate NIAB-ARS_2022 breed Sahiwal x Tharparkar chromosome 18, NIAB-ARS_B.indTharparkar_mat_pri_1.0, whole genome shotgun sequence genomic DNA carries:
- the RPL13 gene encoding large ribosomal subunit protein eL13 yields MAPSRNGMILKPHFHKDWQRRVATWFNQPARKIRRRKARQAKARRIAPRPASGPLRPVVRCPTVRYHTKVRAGRGFSLEELRVAGIHKKVARTIGISVDPRRRNKCTESLQANVQRLKEYRSKLILFPRKPSAPKKGDSSAEELKLATQLTGPVMPIRNVYKKEKARVITEEEKNFKAFASLRMARANARLFGIRAKRAKEAAEQDVEKKK; encoded by the exons ATGGCGCCCAGCCGGAATGGCATGATCCTGAAGCCCCACTTCCACAAGGACTGGCAGCGGCGCGTGGCCACGTGGTTCAACCAGCCGGCTCGCAAGATCCGTAG ACGCAAGGCCCGGCAGGCCAAGGCGCGCCGCATTGCCCCACGCCCCGCGTCCGGTCCTCTCCGGCCGGTGGTGAGATGCCCGACGGTCAGGTACCACACGAAGGTTCGTGCCGGCAGGGGCTTCAGCCTGGAGGAGCTAAGG GTGGCCGGCATCCACAAGAAGGTGGCCCGGACCATTGGGATCTCGGTGGACCCGAGGCGGCGGAACAAGTGCACGGAGTCCCTGCAGGCCAACGTGCAGCGGCTCAAGGAGTACCGCTCCAAGCTTATCCTGTTCCCCAGGAAGCCCTCGGCCCCCAAGAAGGGAGACAGCTCT GCTGAAGAGCTTAAACTGGCCACTCAGCTGACCGGACCTGTTATGCCCATACGGAAC GTCTATAAGAAGGAGAAAGCCAGAGTCAtcacagaggaggagaagaaCTTTAAGGCATTTGCCAGTCTCCGTATGGCCCGCGCCAATGCCCGGCTCTTTGGCATCCGGGCGAAAAGGGCCAAGGAAGCCGCAGAACAGgatgttgaaaagaaaaaataa
- the SPG7 gene encoding mitochondrial inner membrane m-AAA protease component paraplegin, whose product MAAAWLLLRALRPGPGPGPGRLRCPYSGWSPGCTSGAKWRWPNDVHRPPMGPIGPGGRALQSFQLRLLTPTFEGISRLLVKQHIVQNPVGLWKLLGGTYYFNTSRRKQKTKDNDKAKGRSPEDDEEERRRREREDQMYRERLRTLFVIAVIMSLLNALGSSGGNISWNDFVHEMLAKGEVQRVQVVPESDVVEVYLHPGAVVFGRPRLALMYRMQVANIDKFEEKLRAAEDELNIEGKDRIPVSYKRTGFFGNALYALGMTAVGLAILWYVFRLAGMTGREGGFSAFNQLKMARFTIVDGKMGKGVSFKDVAGMHEAKLEVKEFVDYLKSPERFLQLGAKVPKGALLLGPPGCGKTLLAKAVATEAQVPFLAMAGPEFVEVIGGLGAARVRSLFKEARARAPCIVYIDEIDAVGKKRSTAVSGFSNTEEEQTLNQLLVEMDGMGTTDHVIVLAATNRADILDNALLRPGRLDRHVFIDLPTLQERKEIFEQHLKSLKLTRASSFYSQRLAELTPGFSGADIANICNEAALHAAREGHTAVHTSNLDYAVERVVAGTAKKSKVLSKEEQKVVAFHESGHALVGWLLEHTEAVMKVSITPRTNAALGFAQMLPRDQHLFTREQLFERMCMALGGRASESISFNRVTSGAQDDLRKVTRIAYSMVKQFGMAPSIGPVSFPEAQEGVTGIGRRPFSQGLQQMMDHEARLLVATAYRHTEQVLRDNLDKLHALASALLEKEVINYEDIEALIGPPPHGPKKKIAPQKWSDAQREKQDSGEEEGA is encoded by the exons AGTTTCCAGTTGCGACTGCTAACCCCTACCTTTGAAGGAATCAGCAGATTGTTGGTGAAACAGCACATTGTACAGAATCCAGTTGGACTCTGGAAACTTCTAG GAGGCACTTACTATTTTAACACTTCGAGGAGAAAGCAGAAGACCAAGGACAATGATAAAGCCAAGGGGAGGAGCCCTGAGGATGACGAAG AGGAGCGCAGGCGCAGGGAGCGCGAGGACCAGATGTACCGAGAGCGGCTGCGCACCCTCTTCGTCATCGCAGTGATCATGAGTCTGCTCAATGCGCTGGGCTCCAGTGGAGGCAACATCTCCTGGAATGACTTCGTGCACGAGATGCTGGCCAAGGGCGAGGTGCAGCGGGTGCAAGTGGTGCCCGAGAGCGACGTGGTGGAGGTGTACCTGCACCCCGGTGCCGTGGTGTTTGGGCGGCCT CGGCTGGCACTGATGTACCGAATGCAGGTGGCAAACATCGACAAATTTGAAGAGAAGCTTCGAGCAGCTGAGGATGAGCTGAATATCGAAGGCAAGGACAGGATTCCAGTTTCCTACAAGCGGACGGGATTCTTTGGAAA TGCCCTCTACGCCCTGGGGATGACGGCCGTGGGCCTGGCCATCCTGTGGTATGTTTTCCGTCTGGCTGGGATGACAGGACGGGAAGGCGGATTCAGTGCTTTT AATCAGCTGAAAATGGCTCGTTTCACGATTGTGGATGGCAAGATGGGGAAAGGAGTCAGCTTCAAAGATGTGGCAGGAATGCATGAAGCCAAACTGGAGGTCAAGGAGTTCGTGGATTATCTGAAG AGCCCGGAGCGCTTCCTTCAACTTGGTGCCAAAGTCCCGAAGGGCGCACTGCTGCTCGGCCCCCCCGGCTGCGGGAAGACGCTGCTGGCCAAGGCAGTGGCCACGGAGGCCCAGGTGCCCTTCCTGGCAATGGCTGGCCCAGAGTTCGTGGAGGTCATTGGAG GCCTCGGTGCGGCCCGTGTGCGGAGCCTCTTCAAGGAAGCCCGGgcccgggccccctgcatcgtGTATATCGACGAGATCGACGCCGTGGGCAAGAAGCGTTCCACCGCTGTGTCCGGCTTCTCCAACACAGAGGAGGAGCAGACGCTCAACCAGCTGCTGGTGGAGATGGACG GAATGGGTACCACCGACCACGTCATCGTCCTGGCGGCCACCAACCGAGCTGACATTTTGGACAACGCTCTGCTAAGGCCGGGCCGACTGGACAGGCACGTTTTCATCGACCTTCCCACGCTGCAG GAAAGGAAGGAGATCTTTGAGCAGCACCTGAAGAGCCTGAAGCTGACGCGGGCCAGCAGCTTTTACTCCCAGCGGCTGGCGGAGCTGACACCTGGCTTCAGTG GCGCtgacattgccaacatctgtaaCGAGGCTGCGTTGCACGCGGCGCGGGAGGGGCACACGGCTGTGCACACATCCAACCTGGACTACGCCGTGGAGCGTGTCGTGGCCG GGACTGCCAAGAAGAGCAAAGTCCTTTCCAAGGAAGAGCAGAAGGTGGTTGCGTTCCATGAGTCGGGCCACGCCCTGGTGGGCTGGCTGCTGGAGCACACGGAGGCTGTGATGAAG GTGTCCATCACTCCTCGGACCAATGCAGCCCTGGGCTTCGCTCAGATGCTCCCGAGAGACCAGCACCTCTTCACCAGGGAGCAGCTATTCGAGCGCATGTGCATGGCCCTGGGCGGCCGTGCATCCGAGTCCATCTCTTTCAACAGGGTCACTTCCG GGGCACAGGACGACTTGCGGAAGGTCACCCGCATCGCCTACTCCATGGTGAAGCAGTTTGGGATGGCACCCAGCATCGGGCCTGTCTCCTTCCCCGAGGCCCAGGAGGGCGTCACGGGCATCGGACGGCGTCCATTCAGCCAGGGCCTCCAGCAGATGATGGACCAC GAAGCGAGGCTGCTGGTGGCCACTGCCTATAGGCACACGGAACAGGTGCTTCGGGACAACCTGGACAAGCTCCACGCG CTGGCGAGTGCCCTGCTGGAAAAGGAAGTGATCAACTACGAGGACATCGAGGCCCTCATCGGCCCTCCGCCCCACGGGCCCAAGAAAAAGATCGCGCCGCAGAAGTGGAGCGATGCCCAGAGGGAGAAGCAGGActcgggggaggaggagggggcctaG